The genomic stretch TGGTGCCTGGTACCTCTGCTGTCACTGTCTCAGCATCGGGTTCAGGGACAGTTAGATCTGCCGTTTCAAAACCAAAATCATACGACTCAAGATTCAGGTCGGCCGTTTCAAAGCTTAAAGCTGGGTTCCCGAAACCACCCAAATCTACAGGCATCACACTTTCCACAAGTCCTACTTTCAATGGCTCTGCCTCATCCATAGGAGCAGTTAAGTCTAGAGATTCGGGTAGGTCCGGGATCTCTAAGAAGACTTCctcatgatttttatttttatcatcttTACAATTAACATCGGGACTACACAGGGAAGTATCTGAGGACATTAGATTTCTAGTTTCAAGTGGGTCTAAATGTTTGTGGCCATGGAGGGTGTCTGTGGGGACTTCTGTGGCCAGCGACAGTGACTCTACATTGGAGCGGTCTGTTCCCTCAAATGCCTTTCTTGTGGAAACTACTGCAGTATCCGTGTCACAGCTTTGCGCCTCTGACCCGGAGTCTGGCTGTTTTTGGCACGTTTCGGTTTTTGTCCGTTCATCACCATGAATGGCAGGATCAGAACCTCTCAATGTATGTTCTGACTCTATGCTTTCCATACAGGGTTGTGAATCTGAAATGGCTACACTGCCTGTGGCTTGGTCAGAGCCCCCTTGCACACTTATGATTTCAACACTCTGAGTTTGGTCTTTCAGAACATCGGTGGTGGATTGAACAGAATGGCTGCATTCCACCGAATTTTGGGTACCCATCTCCTCCTGCTTACTAACAGCTTCCGAAACTGGTATATCTGACTCTCTGCTCTGGATCCCCGTCTCTCCCTTGTTTCCCTCTACCTTTGAGTCGCACGGTCCAGAATCCCTTATGTCCCCACAACCTGAACTATCCATTTTAGATTCCTGCTCCTGTGCTTCACTGAGAATCTTGGAAACTCCAACACCTACATTCTGGGTTTCCAGTTTGGCCCCACCGATTTCACTTTTGCTTTCCTTAGTGCCAGCTCCCTCAATGCTACCACATTTGATATCTGTGGCACCCCTGCTATTGGTGCTATAAAAAATGTCATACAGGTCCTGTGCTTTAGCAGCAGCCAGACTAGATTTGGGCTTTTCGTTTTTCAGCCCAGACTCTCGCAGGCCCTTATGAAGAGGAGGAGGCCGCACGAGCACATGTAAGGTCTGTTCACTTTCAGGCACCCCAGGAGCAGCCACGTCTGACTCAAAGCTCATTAGATGCATGACTGGAGAAGGTGGTTTTGGAATATAATCTGCGTTTATGTTTGCCACAGTGGCTGTTTCCATTTCTGCCACAGCAGGATTTTTTACATCTTCCACTGGGTGTGTCGTTATATCTGGCATGACAGGTGTGTTTTTATCTGGCAAGGCAGGGATTTTCAGGACCACCTCCTCACCACCAAATGCCTTGGAGATGAGGTCAGGGGTCAGCATTACATCTTTTTTGGGCTCATTCTTTACTATCGGCAGTGGTTTGGTGGAACTGCTGCTGCCAGCAGGTCTAATAGACAGAAATGTATTTAGAGGGGCAGGTTTGTGTACAGGGGCGGTGTTGGTTTTTCTAAGGAGCATCGACGGCACTGGCAGGTTGGGTCGGATTTTTGCCATAGAATTAAATCGGTCCCATGCAGTGGAGGGAGGGATCATAGTCTTCCCTGATAGCTTAATCTCAATGGTCTTAGGTTTTGCAACTGGTGCCTTCCCTTCTTCCTTATCCTTATCTTTACTTTCATCTCCAATTTCCTCTAATTCCACAGGAGCTTCTCCAGGCATCTCCTCTTCCTTGTCTACTTTCTTCCAGCTAAACTTCCCAAAAGATGCAGCAGGAGAAGCAGGTTTAGCTGGCTCCTCTGGTTTCTTTTTCACCTTTGGCAGCGCCAATGGCTTCGGAGAGCTGTGCCCCCTGGAATGTTTGGATGCTTTTTCAACCAGCTCCCTGGGGCTGCTTGGCTCCTCCACTTCTTCAGTCATCACTACCTTTTGTTTCCTgtcttcctcctttggagttTTGGGCTCTtcttccatttttcttttcagctCAGTTCGCTTTCGCTCTTTGTTGTCCATGACAGCAGCCAGCCCTGCCTGACGGTCCAGATTCCTCCTCTGTTCATACAGTGGGTTTTCTTCAATGTATTTCTGGTTAGGATGAAATAAAAGTAGATGGATCATTCTGTGTGTATGCAGGAAATCTAAGcaatgtcattttaaaatcttaCCAACACACCGGCAGTCAGAATATCTTGCCAGTCAAAATATTAGTTTGCTTCGAGGTTTTATGTAATGGGTGATAAGAAATGTTCCAATTATCAGATGGATGTGAGATCTAATGTATGAAACGTATGGACATGTTTATGTAAAAGGTAACACGAATGTTGAAAGGATAGCCTCAATACTAAGCTAATTATGAAATAtcctaaatatattttcatacagGTCCTAGAAATGCTACAGAAAAAAGCCTGGGATGGCAGTTTTCTACCGTTTTGCAAAGATTACCTTGTATTTGACATTATGAATATGACATGTAACATGGTCTTCAGCACATATTTGGTCTCCATAAAATTCTTCACAGAGCTGGCAGTAAAATCCTATCACAGGAATCAAGAATTCTGAACCTGAAATTGTAGCAAGAGGGTGAAAAGTTAATGATCAAACatggcaataaaataaaatgaaaagtacattataacAATACGACAAACTGGGAGAGCTAAGAGTCATTCCAACAACCATATCGCATCTTAAGTTCTACTTTCCAAGGACAGGAAAAGAAGCTATTGTTCTCAGTCTTTTTCCTGACCTAATGAATCATACCTCCTAAAGACAGCAACAAAATCAcattaaacaaacaaccaaTCCATCATTCAGAAGATCCTCTCACCGTGAAATTGCTAAGCTACACGGAAAGTTAAACATCTCTTTCCTATTCAGCGCAGAATTACCTTTTGAAGGAAGAACAATCTTATCCCCGGTCCGCAGTATGCTGTTCATGTTGGAGGTTTTAGGAGCCCAGGGTCGATCGTATGGATCCTGCGTCTACGCGTATAGTGACAAGAGTATATGCGCCAATATTAGAATATAAAAGAGACGAGCATAAAACCGACGggggaagaaaaagagaaagtaTTTTTTCTATTAATCTCCCGTATCTTGACGCATGTGAAAAAGGCAAGAACAAGTTAAGCaacataatttaaagaaaatttGAAGATTTAAATTTTCCAATCCGTTGTCGTTATTTTCTTTGCCCGGTCCTGCTGTTGGGATCGTCCCTGTTACAGTACACAGTGGCAGAAACTAACCCGAAATGTAGTCATGCTCACctttctgtgtgtcttgctgtgcatgtgtgtgaaaaAATCAAACATGGATCCACAGATTGTGTTGCAGTTCTTGCACCAGTGGTTTCCGGCATCGTAGTATTCATACCGATCCGCAGATGTCGGCGGAGACTGAGAGCGATTAGGGCTTTTAGACTTCGGCTTTTCAGGAGCAGGCTTTGAACTGGACGATTCCTAAATcaaaaggggaaaaacaaagtTAATCATGTATGAAATAGAACTTCGTTAATCAGAAAATACAGCTGCACTAAACTATGGCAAATCAAAAGGCTGTGATGCTTAATTTTCACGTATTttccagaaaacaaaaactgtgttcccaaacatttaaattttaaatattgtCTTACCTTTGCATCTTAGCAGGTCTGTGTTCCAGCTGTAAATTGATATCTGCTTTTGGTttgaacttttcttttcttcaggaAGAAAACAGTAACCCTACAGTCGCTACAAGCATGCGAGTCTAGACCGCCGTCAATGCGAAAGGACCTCTCAGCGACAGAACATTGTTTAAAGGCAACGACTGCGAGATGACAGGAAATTTTAGGGATCTTTTTCTGGAGGAAGGAATAAGTCCAGCAATAGAGATAATAGACTGCATATTTTCAGACTGAATATGGTTCtcattcttttttaatttaactttgaCAAGTCATCAATCGATCCTGGGAAATCAAAGCGATAGTGTTTCTCCCAAACATGCACTCTTTAAATATGTGGAACAGGTACAAGCCCAACTTTACTGAAAGTTCATAGACACTAAGcaggaaggggaaaaaatagCGTTGGAGGAAGTCTCAGAATCCAGTTTTCACCACTTCACTATTTGGAGTCGAGTCTTTTAAGTACTAGGGTTATGGCAAACAATAATACAGACTGGGATTATATAAGGAGGAGCTCAAAAACAATAGGTTGGGTTAGAGTTTTGGGGTTGACTCTCGTGCACGAATTACCAGGCCGGCCCGGTCATATAATTGAATGactttttaatgaaaaacacttgcacCTGACTAGACAAACTCATGCAATGCTTCAGATTTATGTGTTAATATCCTCAGTAACACAGCAGGGGACCTCGATCTATGCACAAGTGCAATCAGAATACCAATATTAATTTCAAGCTTCCTTTTTTCCAACCTAAGAAAGAATACATTTACTTTTCTAACTGATTTCTTGTGTAAGACAGCTGTGTAAAAAATTGAATCTTGTAGAATATAAGCCACTTTAAAAACCTGGCAAAGCAGGGACTGAATCAAAAGGCATGAACTGAATCTAAAAGTATGAGATTTAGTATCTCAAATATAGGGTCACACATCATCCTGTATTTGTGACACTAGCATGCCCACTGAATACCCTCATAAGGAATAAGTTGGCAGAAGAAATTCAGTATCACACTGGCTTTGAGTGTGGAGGTTAGTTTAgcctctctttcacacacacacacacacacacacacacacacacacacacaaataaatgacgaaataaataaaagtggcCTATCGAGACCAATGGGAAACAAAGCAGGCCCAAACAAGTCTTTGGTTGTGAAATGGAGAAAAGAGCCTCACACAAAGTGAAAGCAGATTAACGGGACCAGacagatttcctttcaaattacatttaaataaacaaatgaatgaatgaaaataaataaataaattaacaggaAATGAAAGCAGAAAAGTAAAATATGATCCAGCACCTagaccttttcttttcttccattaaacaaacaaaagtgttaTCCTTTTATCTGAAATAACTAACTACAGCACCTTAATAAAGACgtcaaaactgaaaaatataaccTGAGGAggggctttttctttttttaccagTAACCAACTCTCAGGTGTGACCAACCCCACATTAAGAATTCTACCTTAGAAGTCGTGTTGGAGGAAGAGACAGGAGACTTTTCGGGGCTCCTGGgtttctctcttctcttctctggcTGAAACTCTCTGCTGTCCTTGGGCTCTTTCCTGTGTTTGTCAGAACCATGCAGACCCAAGATCAGGGCCACCTTGTCCAGCTCCGAGCGCTTCTTCTCCGCGGCTTCGTGCTCCTTGCGGATGAGCGAGATCTGCACCATGACCTCTTCCTGCAGACGGCTCACCTCCACCAGCAGGGGGTCCTTGTGGCCGTCTTTCTCCCTGCGCTTCTTCCGCAGCAGTTCTCCTTAAATGCCCCCAAGGTCACACACAAAAGAAACTGGTTAGCTcaatacaataacaaaaaagagaTGATACACAGTTACTGACGCTATATGAGGAGGTGGTGGGAGGGTATTTATCTTATCAGGATTTGTTTTGGCCGTGCACGTTGTGGGGTACCTTGCTGCTTTCGCAATCTCTCCAGTTCCTTCATGAGATATTCCTTCTTTTTCATACGAgcatctctttctttcttcagtttttctctttcttctatGACCTAGATGTGGCAGATTGTGAtttcaatactttttttccccccccgaTGGAATTCAATGTAAGAATTCTTAACAATTAATTCACaaaatatcacacacacacacatatatattagcaGATTGAGCAAAGATTGAGAAATCTACAACAAGAATACAGTGACTACAGTGAACAATATACATGTTAGACACATAAATTGCCATGGGTGACAGCAGGAATTTAAATGTCAATATACTTATAAGTAGAAATAGAttacttgttttttaaaagctaAAAACTACAGGTCTTGAATAATAGCAGATAAACACATCAGGACCCAGTAAGTGATCTTTACATTCAAATTGTATATAATAACATTtcccttaaaaacaacaataatccCAAACTGTAATTCAAGGTATACCTTTTGCTTTTGATCGgcattatttttctcttcagaTACCCTTTGCTGATGCGTACTGCCTACCAACATGACGCGGTTGGATGTATCTACGTTATCCAGCACTGGCACATGTACCAGAGCCGACTCCTCTTGCAGGGGCTGAGTCGTGCCTTTCCCCACGTTGACCGTCTCTATGACCCGCAGATAAGAGTGACTGGATGGCAACTGGTGATCCTCTTGAGGGGGGGGGACAGAGTGGCTCTGGGCGGGAGGATACATTGGCCAGCCTGAAGGTACATAAGACATGTAGTTCCCATACTGATCATAGCCCGGTGGTGGGTAGCTGGGTGTGGGTGGTGGTTGAGGCTGGTACTGAGCATATCCAGGCAGGGCGTGAACAGAATTAGCCGGTACAGGAATGGGCTGAGGAGTCGTCGGACTCATGGTGGCACTTGACATTGACACGGCGGGCTGCGAGGCGCTGTCCCCCAAGACTGGAATCCCCCAGCTCTTCTTTTCGTCCCCCTGTAGTTGAAACTCAGATTTTCTGTGCATGGAAGGAGGTTCGTTTAGCGAGGAGCGCATGGTGGGGGGAGGGGAAATGGATCGGCTGTACTCCGAGTCGGGAGACTTGGCGTGGCTGCTGCCGCTGCGGCTGCGTTGCTTGTCCCAAGTACCCGATGCAGCTCCCTGGCCATCGCGCTGCCGGTCGGTGTAACGGGAAGACCTTGCCTGTGGCTTCTTTCCATGCAGGCGCTCTTGTGTCCTGGCTGCTAGCTTGCTTATCTCCGCCATGCCGATGTCAAGCCCGATTGTTTTCAGCAGGTCATGGATCTTCTCAAACTCCTGCGAATCCTGAGTTTCTGCAGCTTCCTCTTGTGGACTTTTCTGATGTGGGCCTGGTGGGTAACTCCCGGGTTGGCTCTGCTGATGGTGGACTTTTTCAGGCTGGCTCAGTTGACGATGAGGAATCCCCATCTTGGCCTCTTTCTCGGAGGCAGGCATAGGCTGGCTCTGCTGGCGATGCATTAGGCTAGGCTGGTTCTGCTGACGCGGACTACTGACAGATCGTTCCTCGAGATGGTCTCCACTGCCGGCTTTGCCCAGAAGATTGAGGCTGGCAACATTcttgctgtgctgctggagaGACATGCCCGGCTGGCTCAGCCGACAGTCTGCAATCCCAGACCGACTTTCCCGATATTGACCGATGTTAGGTTGACTCGGCTGACGGGGAACCGCAGCTACAGATTGGGATGGAGTTGGGGCTGGTTCTCTCTCATCCTCGTTCTCTCCATAAAGAAATTTCTCCTCATCTTCGATATCCGCATAACCTTTTTTCCTATCTGCTGGATTAGAGAATTCACTCATCATGCCCAAAATTCTGGAAAACCCACTTCCATCCTGACTGACTCTCTCGTGGGGTAGGAGAAATTCACCGAAACTTTCCACCGGCTTCTCCTGTTTAACCCTGTTATAGGGCTCTTCAAACTGTTCCTCATAGGACGAAGAACTTTTAGACATTTGCTTCTGAATCATCTGGCCATAGCCCTCCTCCCTTGCTTCCCTCAGTAAAGAGGAGAAAAGGCCGGAATCTATTCCTTTATTGAGCGTGTTGAGGAACCGCTCTGTCTCTTTTGAGAGAATGCTGTTTCGCTGATCTAATGAAGATTCACTAAAGCATTCATCACTCTGAAATGACAGCAACAGAAGAACATCAAGTTAGCAGATGTGACAGAAGTATCTGGGGAATTAAAATTAGGAAGTTAATCTGTGCTCTGAGTATTATCACTGCAGTGCAGCTAAAATTCTGAAGTGTAATGAAGCATAGATATGATAATGAGATATCtagtaataacaaaaataaaactttaaaatgttatgaaGCAACATATCCTTATTCTACTCTTTAACTAATACGAAGatacaaaatgtaaagatgTACTTAAAGAAAGATTCAAGCACATTGAACCACTACAGAGTAGCACAATTCCTCCATAAAGATTTCTAACCTGAATGCTTTGCTGATCAATTTCAGGTTCGATCCGTTTTTTCAGGATGGATTTTTTGGGCATCTGTGCCACTTCCTCCGACTGGTGTGGCGCTGGGACGCTGCCCGCCACATTGCCAGGAGCGCCCCTCTGAGAGATCTCATACTCCATCCTCTCCAGCTCCTCCTGTTCCTTCCTCCGGCGCGCCAACTCCAGCTCTCGGAAACCCTCGCTGGTCTTGCTGTCGAAGGCGTCAGGAGGGCCACCCCGTCCCCTGCCCCGGCCCctgttgctgccgctgctgctgcggCTCCGGCTCTTCCCCCGGGTGCGGCTTTTACTACGGCCACGACTCTTCGCTCGGCTCTTGCTCCGGCTCCGCCTGTGGCTGCTCTTACCACGGCTCCGGCTCCGGCTCCGGCTGTGGCTGCGACTGCGTCCACGGCTGCGCCCCCGGCTCTTACCCCGGCTGCGACTGCGTCCTCGGCTCTTTCCGCGGCTCGGACTGCGTCCACGACTCTTTCCTTGGCTGGTACTACGGCTGCGTCCCCTGCTCTTGCCTCGGCTGGGACTGCGCCCACGGCTCTTTCCACGGCTGGGACTGCGTGCCTTGCTCCTGCTCCTCCCTCTACTGCaactcctcctcctgctctcgGGGGGGCGCTCCATGTGCCTGTAGCCCCTGCCTTCTGGGTCCACCTCATAACCGGGCCTCTTGGCATCCTTGGGATCGTAGGGAGGCTTCGTGTACCCTTCTCTTTCCTTACTGACAATACCAGAGTTTTCCTCTCGCCTGGGGGGGAAGAGCAGGCTCCCACCGTGGAAATCCACATCGAGGTCTTGTCCTGGGTATCTGCCTTTAGACGCAAGGGCTCGGAGATACTCCTCATCAGTTTCCTCTCTGTAATGCAACAGGACATTCTGGGTCAAGGATGCACTTCTTACACACCTGCCTTTCACAACCATCCTTGTAGATAAACCAGTACATTAAAATTGTAAGGAGAATGCAATGCCCAAGATAAGCATAAAATactaacaatgcaatacaaCTTTATTAGTCTCCAAGGGGCAATTTGATTGACAGTTGACAGTGGTGCTTAAACAGGCAACATTACACATGTACACACCAAAAGCAAGATAACACCCAGACAGACACATAGCAAAACACAGTGCACCTAAGTCATATATACTTATAGTTTTCATTATGCCAaaccaatatttatttttacgaGGAATAACCTGCacaaaaagtaaatgtttacCAATGAACTTGTATTATAGAGCGTGTTGTTAATGCATTATGGAAGTAATGTCCTATctgcaatatatacattttttacattattttcttgCCATACCTGTCATACAAGTGCTCAGGTGGTCCTTTGCGAGGGTCTACTCTCCTGGGGTCAGCCCCCACACCAGCCCTGTGATCCGCCAAGGTCAGTTCATTCCCAACTGTGATCACCAGGCTGTGATCTATTGGGATGCTCCCATGGGGTGCCAAGGGGCTCGGTCTCTAGATTCACAACAAAAGACAATGAATGGGACAGTGGAGTTTCACTAGGTTATTGGCAAAGTGAGTAATGCTACCCACACAGCAGTTGTTCCTTGCATCTGGCAACACAGCCCAACACCACCATTTATATGCAATAAACCTGGGAATATAAACATAGGTTCCCCACCCTGTTTGACTGGTGCACATCTGCAAATATGCTTAGAATAATTGAGTGAGGAATTCAATTAATATGCTGGAGGCCTATAATCAAACTAAATTAGCAAACACTACAGGACTAATACTAGCACTTCTCGTGtgttataattaaatatttgtttaattacatttttgctggattgtatgcaattatacaatccagctaaaataaatacatatatacttgcACTGTACAGGTGTTAAGACAAGCATGGGAAGTCGTACtacaatttaaatgttaatcCAAGTTTGCTAAATCCTATGCAGCTGAtcaaatgaatgaatgcatgtaAACAAATGATTTACTGCTGTTCGCTCACTGGTCATTTATTCTTCGTTAACGTTGTTTGCTTGTGTCGCTGTGCTAAAAGACCATACCCCTCCACAGATTGTGTCATTAATGTTCAATCAAACCTCCCGACTCGATGAGGTTTTTAATCAGCTGGAACTCACTCTGCCAGGGGGGTGATCTCTGGGTGGTGGGCCGCTCCCACGGAACTCACTCATAGGCCCTCGGTTGTGTTCTCTGCCCGGAGAAGGATACCTCCGACCCGGTGGAGAGCGCCGATAAGCGGGTTCCCTGTGGTAATCAGGGACGAAATAATGGCGGTCCCTCTCCCGGTCATCTCGGTAAGGCCCATGAGGAGGAGGCGAGGAGCCCGGGGGACCGCGGGGCGCATAATGCCGGGGATAGTCCTCCCTGTGCGGCCGCCCACGGAACATAATCGTCCGTGAGATCCAACCCAACGGGAAATCTAGGATGCCCCTGGTTTAATGGCGCGGTCTGTGGTTAATGTGCCGTCATACAAAAACTGAAACAAGGTCGTCATTtgttacatttcatgttgcttatTTTCCGTCTTCCACCCAAGCTTGACGATTTACACCACTAACTGCAACACTAGGATGGACAACCAAAACGCACCGGAGTTATGTTTCAGGTATTCAATGCTTCTAATAAGTGTTTCATATTATTCTCGAAAACGGTTGTGGAAATAAGGATCGTAACCTAAATACAATGGTAATGGTTTACTCATCCATTCGTTGAAAAGTTTAAACTCCGTATTTGTTTCAACCGGCCACCAGTTATAcgttgtatatattatttgcaaAGATCCTCAGTCGCAGACTTCCGCAGAGCTGCAGAATCTCTCcaatcccattggcggagcagcgcagattCTTGTTACTGGTGCAGCCCTTCAGAACAAGTGCCCGGATGACGACATATGTTAATAAGTTCGTGTGACGTAGTATATACCACAAAATAAAGGAAACTGTTAACATGCATCTATGATCTCCctacaaaatagttttttttttttgaggtaACATTTTAAAGAAGATTAGATAAATTCCATCCGATGTCAGTACCAAGCAGATTTCTAAATGTATTGTATCTTAAACCCAGATAGTAAATGATGCAACTGTGTCACACTGATGCTCATTCTTCCCAGTGGtcattgacattttaaaatccttCATCACTCCCTCTCCCCAGTGGTTTACTTTGTTTAATCCCTTTTCCCATCTTGctgaatattatattatatactttttttttttttttaaagacacagGACATCAAATATGATAATAAATTTGACTTTATttaaagaataacatttataaaacacacaaaaaactgaCCTTGGGGTACATGGAAATCTGCATAGTGTTGAAGCAGTTAAAACTGTTGAGCTGAAGATAAATGTAACCTACAGAGatgaaaaaacaattaaagtgaCTGAATTCAGTCTACATTTATTTAAGGCAGGATACAGGCCTTCTTGCCCTACATAAGAAAGTACATTCACACACAACCAGTTTTAGTACTGGTACCTAAAACACTCGCTGctacaattaaaataagaatCCAAAATTAAACTAGCTGCTCCATTTAACAAACATGCAATACACTTCAATAAAgcctgtatttatatatataaaaaactttaaaaagttaCCAGGCATCTTGATGTTTACATATGCAGCACTCTAAACTATTGCAGTTATGTGCATATACCTACTACACAGATCTCTAAACAGAACTTGGGTATTTAAGCTTACCTGTGACTTTGTTGCATCAATACTAGAGCACTGATGTGCAATTTAGTACCTGACATTTTGTAGTAGAACTTAAATGATTGAAATAAGAAAACTTACCCTACATCTGAGGGAACCTTAACCACAAAGAAACCAACTGACTGGCATGCAGGAGAGGTAAATGaactttgtttattttgcagatAAACCATCAACAGTGAAAACCATCACCCAGTTAAATTAAGTGGTGGATTATGTCAGTGGATTAGCAGGGATTGGTGAGCTGATGTAAGCAATGTTACAGGAGATCTGCATTCCCTTGGCCTAAGTATATCCAATGCCACATTGCCACTTTATAATTAAGTCGGATGAAGAGGCTTCTTCTCATTCATACTTAGTCTATGGGATAAAAAGAGCAGTAACTCAAGAATATACCAGACCTAGTATTTTATTTCACCCAAGAATGACTTGGTACAAGATGTTAACTTGAATCACATTTTTTTCTAAACTGACGGTTCAGTGTAGTGTTAGCAGGTAATCTGTAACACCCACAACTGAAATacagaaacaggaaacagactCCACAGCTGTGGATGCCAAAGAAAAATTGGATTTTTTACATGacataacataattaaaaacattttgtttttctgtggccTTAGACATTCCCCAATATGTCAACATCTAATTGTGTAGTCTTGAGGGGGTTACatttaaaccaacaaaaaaagacaacaatTGTCCCATCCCAAAGACAACCAATATAGAGCAAAAGCATGTAGACATTGATTTTATACAATAAGGTAAAAACAAGTATAACAGCATTTGAAACATTCTTcgcaaaacaaatacagaatacaATTAAACAGTTATAAAATAACCAGCAACAACAATATAATTGAATACTATCTTAATTTACAAAGCTTTGATATGGAAACATTTACATTGACTATACATGCAAGGGTCAAATatccaaaatgttttcaaaatattgtaaaaatccCAATCTGCTGTTGTTCAGAAGCACTCCATCAAGCTGCCAATGGCAACTAGATATTCGTTTTGTCGTGCAAAAAGACATTCATATAGATGTCCTCCAAACTGTCTTTCTAAGCCAAAGCATCAGATGCTGTACAGCCAAATCAGTCCCTTTTCTTCACAGACGAACCCGAACATTCATGTTTTTGTCCAATCCGCTTCTGTAGCAGCCTTCTTCGGTCCTGCACGCTGTAGGATCTGTGATTTATCCGTACGAGAAGTGGTGCCAACCTGTACGAATGATTTGGATTCATCCTGGAAAGAGCAATCTAACAGTCTTCAAGATCACCTGGAGATGGGAGAAAGTAGTGACCACCATTTGGCAAGCTAACAGATGCTCTCTGGCATGTCAATTGATGTTGTTAATGATAAAAAATTGTTAAAGCCGAGACGGGTGCAGTTTAACATCATCTGGGCTAATCCATCATCCCTGGCAATTATTTCTTTTTAAGCAATTACGGTTAATTTATTTCCCACCTCACATGTACCTTACAGCTTACCGGCCTGTGGCAAATTAGCAAACTGTCAAGCGACTACCTTCCTACACTGCCACTCCCGAATCCCTCGCCTTCTCCGATCACGATAGGTTTAGTATGCCCCTACCAACCTGCCAATGTGCCTGTGCTACATCACTGATAATAACTGAAGGTCTCTATCCTCCAGTTATGCTTTGCTCTCCCTGGCTTTGGTTCATAGCACACATTTGTATTACAATATA from Amia ocellicauda isolate fAmiCal2 chromosome 23, fAmiCal2.hap1, whole genome shotgun sequence encodes the following:
- the znf318 gene encoding zinc finger protein 318 isoform X1, yielding MFRGRPHREDYPRHYAPRGPPGSSPPPHGPYRDDRERDRHYFVPDYHREPAYRRSPPGRRYPSPGREHNRGPMSEFRGSGPPPRDHPPGRRPSPLAPHGSIPIDHSLVITVGNELTLADHRAGVGADPRRVDPRKGPPEHLYDREETDEEYLRALASKGRYPGQDLDVDFHGGSLLFPPRREENSGIVSKEREGYTKPPYDPKDAKRPGYEVDPEGRGYRHMERPPESRRRSCSRGRSRSKARSPSRGKSRGRSPSRGKSRGRSRSTSQGKSRGRSPSRGKSRGRSRSRGKSRGRSRGRSRSHSRSRSRSRGKSSHRRSRSKSRAKSRGRSKSRTRGKSRSRSSSGSNRGRGRGRGGPPDAFDSKTSEGFRELELARRRKEQEELERMEYEISQRGAPGNVAGSVPAPHQSEEVAQMPKKSILKKRIEPEIDQQSIQSDECFSESSLDQRNSILSKETERFLNTLNKGIDSGLFSSLLREAREEGYGQMIQKQMSKSSSSYEEQFEEPYNRVKQEKPVESFGEFLLPHERVSQDGSGFSRILGMMSEFSNPADRKKGYADIEDEEKFLYGENEDEREPAPTPSQSVAAVPRQPSQPNIGQYRESRSGIADCRLSQPGMSLQQHSKNVASLNLLGKAGSGDHLEERSVSSPRQQNQPSLMHRQQSQPMPASEKEAKMGIPHRQLSQPEKVHHQQSQPGSYPPGPHQKSPQEEAAETQDSQEFEKIHDLLKTIGLDIGMAEISKLAARTQERLHGKKPQARSSRYTDRQRDGQGAASGTWDKQRSRSGSSHAKSPDSEYSRSISPPPTMRSSLNEPPSMHRKSEFQLQGDEKKSWGIPVLGDSASQPAVSMSSATMSPTTPQPIPVPANSVHALPGYAQYQPQPPPTPSYPPPGYDQYGNYMSYVPSGWPMYPPAQSHSVPPPQEDHQLPSSHSYLRVIETVNVGKGTTQPLQEESALVHVPVLDNVDTSNRVMLVGSTHQQRVSEEKNNADQKQKVIEEREKLKKERDARMKKKEYLMKELERLRKQQGELLRKKRREKDGHKDPLLVEVSRLQEEVMVQISLIRKEHEAAEKKRSELDKVALILGLHGSDKHRKEPKDSREFQPEKRREKPRSPEKSPVSSSNTTSKESSSSKPAPEKPKSKSPNRSQSPPTSADRYEYYDAGNHWCKNCNTICGSMFDFFTHMHSKTHRKTQDPYDRPWAPKTSNMNSILRTGDKIVLPSKGSEFLIPVIGFYCQLCEEFYGDQICAEDHVTCHIHNVKYKKYIEENPLYEQRRNLDRQAGLAAVMDNKERKRTELKRKMEEEPKTPKEEDRKQKVVMTEEVEEPSSPRELVEKASKHSRGHSSPKPLALPKVKKKPEEPAKPASPAASFGKFSWKKVDKEEEMPGEAPVELEEIGDESKDKDKEEGKAPVAKPKTIEIKLSGKTMIPPSTAWDRFNSMAKIRPNLPVPSMLLRKTNTAPVHKPAPLNTFLSIRPAGSSSSTKPLPIVKNEPKKDVMLTPDLISKAFGGEEVVLKIPALPDKNTPVMPDITTHPVEDVKNPAVAEMETATVANINADYIPKPPSPVMHLMSFESDVAAPGVPESEQTLHVLVRPPPLHKGLRESGLKNEKPKSSLAAAKAQDLYDIFYSTNSRGATDIKCGSIEGAGTKESKSEIGGAKLETQNVGVGVSKILSEAQEQESKMDSSGCGDIRDSGPCDSKVEGNKGETGIQSRESDIPVSEAVSKQEEMGTQNSVECSHSVQSTTDVLKDQTQSVEIISVQGGSDQATGSVAISDSQPCMESIESEHTLRGSDPAIHGDERTKTETCQKQPDSGSEAQSCDTDTAVVSTRKAFEGTDRSNVESLSLATEVPTDTLHGHKHLDPLETRNLMSSDTSLCSPDVNCKDDKNKNHEEVFLEIPDLPESLDLTAPMDEAEPLKVGLVESVMPVDLGGFGNPALSFETADLNLESYDFGFETADLTVPEPDAETVTAEVPGTTNHEETVVIQMHNSGGELCSSGLEEELHILDSVKPDDKETEMHDMAGTLMLEDIGEVVGSFPLESDAVAVASAQLDESSEMRDANPAELWESEKENPSEIKEQSAHQSCQSKDEEHPMEVSLEESSPNDEN